A region of Bacillota bacterium DNA encodes the following proteins:
- the gatB gene encoding Asp-tRNA(Asn)/Glu-tRNA(Gln) amidotransferase subunit GatB produces the protein MSRETEAGTRPVADVSDFEPVIGLEVHVELLTDSKLFCGCSTAFNAPPNAHTCPVCLGLPGVLPVINRKAVELAIKTALALNCEVASFSKFDRKNYFYPDLPKNYQISQYDLPLASRGYVDIAVGGVARRVRIRRVHLEEDAGKSVHESGTITGSSFSLEDYNRTGVPLLEIVSEPDIRSPEEAYAYLSMLKSILRYLDVSDCKMEEGSLRCDANISVKPKGSPALGTPIELKNLNSFRAVEKALAYECARQAEALARGERIARETRHWDESRQITVAMRHKEEADDYRYFPDPDLVPLEIDEAWVEELRGTLPELPGARFDRFTRQYGLPAYDAAILTESRDLAGYFEAAAAAYGADPKVVSNWIMGELARLMNATGTDIRQVKVSPDSLAAMLKMIDDGIISGKIAKTIFEEMFATGKGPRQVVEEKGLVQIADEGELAGIVDDVIAENSDVASEIRAGKDRALGFLVGQVMKKTRGRANPQAVNKLLRERLAPGEPG, from the coding sequence ATGTCTAGGGAGACAGAGGCTGGCACGAGACCCGTCGCGGATGTGTCGGACTTCGAGCCTGTGATCGGCCTCGAGGTCCACGTGGAGCTCCTGACGGATTCCAAGTTGTTCTGCGGGTGCTCCACTGCTTTCAATGCTCCCCCGAACGCCCACACATGTCCGGTGTGCCTGGGCCTTCCCGGGGTGCTGCCGGTGATCAACCGCAAGGCAGTGGAGCTGGCGATAAAGACCGCCCTCGCTCTGAACTGCGAGGTGGCAAGTTTCTCCAAGTTCGACCGCAAGAACTATTTTTATCCTGACCTACCAAAGAATTACCAGATATCTCAGTACGACCTCCCTCTGGCCAGCCGGGGGTACGTGGACATCGCCGTGGGCGGAGTCGCCCGCCGCGTGAGGATAAGGCGGGTTCACCTTGAGGAGGACGCCGGCAAGTCAGTCCACGAGAGTGGCACGATCACTGGGTCGAGTTTCTCGCTGGAGGACTATAACCGCACGGGGGTGCCGCTTCTCGAGATCGTGAGCGAGCCGGACATCAGATCGCCTGAGGAGGCGTACGCGTATCTTTCGATGTTGAAGAGCATCCTTCGCTACTTGGATGTGTCCGACTGCAAAATGGAGGAGGGCTCGCTTCGATGCGATGCGAACATCTCGGTGAAGCCCAAGGGGTCGCCGGCCCTCGGCACGCCCATCGAGCTCAAGAACCTGAACTCCTTCAGGGCGGTGGAGAAAGCCCTCGCGTACGAGTGTGCACGGCAGGCTGAGGCGCTCGCCCGCGGCGAGCGTATCGCGCGCGAGACGAGGCACTGGGATGAATCCCGCCAAATCACCGTCGCCATGAGGCACAAGGAGGAGGCGGACGACTACAGGTACTTCCCGGATCCGGACCTCGTTCCGCTCGAGATAGACGAGGCGTGGGTGGAGGAGCTGAGAGGCACTCTCCCCGAGCTTCCGGGGGCGCGTTTCGATAGGTTCACGCGGCAATACGGGCTCCCGGCCTACGATGCCGCGATCCTGACCGAATCGAGAGACCTCGCCGGCTACTTCGAGGCGGCGGCTGCGGCATACGGCGCTGACCCGAAGGTCGTCAGCAACTGGATCATGGGCGAGCTTGCGAGGCTCATGAACGCGACCGGCACCGACATACGGCAGGTGAAGGTGAGTCCCGACTCGCTCGCAGCGATGTTGAAAATGATAGACGACGGGATAATCAGCGGGAAGATAGCGAAAACGATCTTCGAGGAGATGTTCGCCACGGGGAAGGGGCCCCGTCAGGTCGTGGAGGAAAAGGGCCTGGTGCAGATAGCTGACGAGGGGGAGCTTGCCGGGATCGTTGATGATGTCATAGCGGAGAATTCCGATGTTGCCAGCGAGATACGCGCGGGTAAGGACAGGGCCCTCGGCTTTCTCGTCGGCCAGGT